Within [Limnothrix rosea] IAM M-220, the genomic segment ATAATCGGAGGCACAGTTAAAGGACTGGTAAAACTATAAATTGGGTTGTCCACAAATAGCCATTTACTTTGTGGCTGGTAATTGTCTTCTATTAGTTGGTTGATTTTAGTAAGTTTTGCTGTCCGCTCAACTAGCTGTTCATATCTTTGGTGGCGGGTATATAGGCTGTAGGGTACAGATAATGTTGGAGCAAGTAGGGCAATAATTAATAATGCGAAAATGCAATGTTTGAAAAGTTTCTGTTTTTTTGATTGATGAGTATCTGATAATGATTTCCAGAGCTTTGTAAAAATATCAAAGCATTTCTGTAGGCCTATCCCTGTCAGCCATAGGGCGGGAAAGGATAATAATGGTAGATAGTGAGTCCATAGGGGTCTGTAGGTCATAAAAACGAGAAGTACAGTCCCTAAGATCGTAATTGGCAGGATTGTTTTCTCGTTTCTATAGATAGTGCTAAAAATTCCAATGAGGACTAAAGGGACGTATTCATAGTCCTGAAAAATGAATGATAAAAAAACAAGAATACTTCTGTTGTATGACCAGCCATCATCTGCATTGACTTGTGCTTGTAGGTGAGGCTCTAGGAGTTGGGACAAATTTAATGAGTCGGATAATACGCCGATGAGTATAAATCCAATGAGCATGCAACCTGTCCAAAAAAGTGGATATTTAAGGTTTTGTATATGCTTTGTTTTTGAGGTTTTGTCTTTGGTTTTGTCTTGAATTGTATTTCTTGATTTGAGTAGCAGGAAAAGCAAAATAGCTGGGATGTAAATGGCGGTAATCAGTTTTGTTTGTAATGCGCATGCAAATATTAGGCCAGAGCTGATTAGCCATAGGGTATTTTTCTTTTGATGGTAAATGGTAACTAAATAAATACTTAAAACGCCGAGACTTAGGCTTGGTAAGCCGACTTTAATGGCTTGGCTGAGTTCTAAAAATTCTGATGATGTGATGAGAAGAGTGATGGTTAGAAAGGATACTAGCGGCGTAACTGTTTGCTGCAGAATTCGGGCAAAGGACCACACGAAAATAGTTGCAAATACTAGTGTCATGGTGCGGGCTGCGAGAATTGTTTCGCCAAAAAGCTTGAGCCAATGAAATAGCAGAAAGGTGTGTAGGGGAGGCTGATCATTCCAGATGTCGGTGTAGAGTTGAAAGCCTTCTTTGAGGAGGGAGACTTTGGCTAGTTGGTAGCTTTCGTCTGTGCTAATCTGAAAAATCCCTTCTGCGGGCATAATCCAACGGCTGATGAGGATTAGGGTTAATGGAACTAGGAGGTCGATGGTGATATGTTTCTGCCACTGTGGCTGGTTTGGTGAGGAACGCTTCGACAGATTCATAGAGTGGCGTTTGTGATGGTTTTTAGTGGGTTATGGGTGGGTTTTGATGGGGGGGGTGATCGAAAAGGTGATCGAAAAATGGTTAGGAAATGGAGTTTGACTTGACGATCGCCGCACGGTTATGGGGCATTGTAAAGGCGTTGGGGTCAATACTAAAAGGGACAATACCGCTAGGATTTAGGGGAAAGAGGGAAGTGTAATACTCGCGTTTGATGGTTTCGAGGGGGCAGGTTGCTGGGATACCGGGTTGTTGATAAATATCCCGTAGGTATCCCCAAAGGTTTTCATAATCACGGATGCGGCGGCGATCGCACTTGAACAAGCTGTGATAAACAAGGTCAAAGCGAATCAATGTCGTAAACAATCGCACGTCGCAGAGGGTGATTGTATCGCCTAAAAGATAACGGCGATCGCCCAACCTTTTATCGAGTAAATCTAGGGTTTCAAAAAGATGGGTGACGGCTTCGTTGTAGGCGCTTTGGGTTGTGGCAAAACCGCACTTATAAACGCCATTATTGACGGTGCAGTAAATCAAATCGTTGAGGCGATCGCCCTCTTTCTGTAAATCTTCTGGATATAAATCTCGCTCTGGATTTTTTGCCCACTCATTGAAGTGATCGTTGAGCATCACAATGATTTCTGAGCTTTCATTATTGACAATTGAATTCGTTTCGCAATCCCACAAGACTGGCACAGAACACCGCCCTGAATACCTTGGT encodes:
- a CDS encoding glutathione S-transferase family protein; the protein is MAIPPKFLIQTVQFVWKTMWQTMMSQLAPSDRQGNFRRAESEFRDSIGSEKFPAANKRYRLYVGLTCPWAHRTMVTRVLKGLEDCIEMSVAIADVSVGGWRLENDPTGCRSMKELYQLAQPRYSGRCSVPVLWDCETNSIVNNESSEIIVMLNDHFNEWAKNPERDLYPEDLQKEGDRLNDLIYCTVNNGVYKCGFATTQSAYNEAVTHLFETLDLLDKRLGDRRYLLGDTITLCDVRLFTTLIRFDLVYHSLFKCDRRRIRDYENLWGYLRDIYQQPGIPATCPLETIKREYYTSLFPLNPSGIVPFSIDPNAFTMPHNRAAIVKSNSIS
- a CDS encoding glycosyltransferase family 39 protein — protein: MNLSKRSSPNQPQWQKHITIDLLVPLTLILISRWIMPAEGIFQISTDESYQLAKVSLLKEGFQLYTDIWNDQPPLHTFLLFHWLKLFGETILAARTMTLVFATIFVWSFARILQQTVTPLVSFLTITLLITSSEFLELSQAIKVGLPSLSLGVLSIYLVTIYHQKKNTLWLISSGLIFACALQTKLITAIYIPAILLFLLLKSRNTIQDKTKDKTSKTKHIQNLKYPLFWTGCMLIGFILIGVLSDSLNLSQLLEPHLQAQVNADDGWSYNRSILVFLSFIFQDYEYVPLVLIGIFSTIYRNEKTILPITILGTVLLVFMTYRPLWTHYLPLLSFPALWLTGIGLQKCFDIFTKLWKSLSDTHQSKKQKLFKHCIFALLIIALLAPTLSVPYSLYTRHQRYEQLVERTAKLTKINQLIEDNYQPQSKWLFVDNPIYSFTSPLTVPPIMAVLSQKRFNTGNFNQQDVDYIFQEYKPAQVLFTGRQNILRKMASNYLKDDYELIPNDLNVRHYRRKA